From the genome of Setaria viridis chromosome 1, Setaria_viridis_v4.0, whole genome shotgun sequence:
AACCCTACCTCGCAAACCCCCACCCATCCTCTCCACCACCGGCTGCTTCGCTGCCTCGCCGCCGATCACCAGGTCCGCGACTGTCACGGCAGCGGCCACCGCACCGCTGCAAGATGCCCATCGCTCGCGTGCTCACCCCcttcccccgccgccccacTGTTGCCAACCCCACACCGCACGCGCGAGTGAACGCCGTCCCCTACGCCCTGTGCTCTgcctcgccaccaccgccgcctacCCCCGAGCACTTCCTCGCTACGGCGCGAGACGTATCGAAGAGACAATTCGCTCTGTTCGTTTCAACTtgtcagctggcttatcagccaccaaacagtattttcctttcTCAACAAaccagccgtttcagcttttcagccggcttataagctgaagcgaacagaccacCAGACCGGGGGCTCCAGCTCCGTGGCCGCCCTGCACGCGGGGACGGTTTTCCCGCGGGGCCAGCCCGCCTGCCTCGACGGCTTCCCCCCTAAAAGCGGCGGGCAAGCCACAGGTCTACCCCAGATCTATGGACCTGCATGTGGTCTCCGCTCGCGGGAAGGCCCCCGCTGCCCACGATGCCGTCTGCGTCGTCCTCCGGGGGGCCCGAGCCAGGTgccctcaccgccgccggctgctgcttGCCAAGGGGCGAGCCGCGAGGAAGACAGCGTTGAGAGAGGAGTCAGTGGACGCGGCCACGGACACGGACACCAACGCCGCCGAGGATGATGAAGAGACCGTGGACAGCTCCGGCGGTACTGATCTAGAGGACTGGGAGGGCCGTGTTCACTCCCTTGAGGTGTTGTGGGTCCCCCGGGGGCACGCAGacgtcgccgcccgcctcgcTTTCGCCTACGTTACGCCGCCAGAGGTTAGTGTTAATGTCGCCCCGTTCATCAGATCTGTTGTCGCGTCTGTGGCACCCCATGTTCCACTTGAGCTGCTGCCTTCCTCTCGCGGTGCCATGCTGTTGCGCTTTGCCTCTGCTGCGCAGCGCGAACTGGTCAGGAACATGAGCCCCATTGACTATCAGGGAGGGCGGCTCGAGCTGGAAAGGCCGCAGGAAACCTCCAACCGGTTCTTCAGGGTTCCGGACTGGCTGGCATATGTGGCGGTGACGGACTACCCGCCGGAGCACTGGGATGAGGACCATATCCGGCGCAGCCTCAGCGGGTTCTGCAACGTTATGGGGATCAACCCCACCTGCCTCACGGGTTTCGACTTCTCCCCTCTCCGGCTCGTCATCAAGGTTAATCACCGACTGGAGATCCCAAGTGAGCTCTGGGTTGACGCCGACGACATGATCCTTGGTGGGAGCATTGCAAGTATCATGCCAATCCGGATCTGGCCGCGTGCTGAGCAAGTTGGCGTCGCGGAGCTCTTCTCCCCTTCTTtgggccaccaccaccaccgcaccacCCTCCGGCCCCCCAGGCGCCTCTGGGCCTGCTTGGGCCAGAGTTCTCCCACCACCCACAACGCTCCACACCACCACAACCAGATACAGCCTGGCGCGCACGCTGCTctgctccacctcgccgccctGCACGCGCTCGCAAAGCTTTCCGtcacgccgccgcagctccccTCGCCTCGTGCCCCACCAAGCTCCCTTGTTGGGAGTTCCGAGGAGCACGGCGACCTGGAGGATGAGACCTTCGCGTACCCTCTGCCGTCTCCTGCACCTCGCGCCCGCAACAGCGTCCCCAAGAAGCGCCAGAGTTCTCGCATCGCGGCCAAGGCAAATGGGAATTTTGTGCACTCTACTGACAAGGCAATGCAGCTCAAAGCTCTCCAGAACTCACTGGCTCCGTGCTCCTCCAAGCTCAAGTCGGTTGTGGAACAGAGGAAGATCCTCTCCAAGTCCAAGATTCAACTGTCCACTGCTGATCTGCGTAAGCTGGTGGCCGCTGCTGGTGTTGGGCATCTGCCGGCTGATGGGCTTGCCATGGTGCCATCGGTGCCCGAATGAATCATCTCCTGAGCATTGTGCCCGGCGACGCGAGCGTTTTGCCACAGGTCATTAAGTCTCGCTGGGTCGATTGTCTTGAGGTGGCTACTATTTCCTGCTTTCACTTAGGTCCGCTGCTTGgatgtcgtcgtcgttgtcgtttTAGTCTTACCGTCTGTTGTAATGCTCGGTTTAGTAGTTTGTCCTGCCCTGCGTGGCTCCCTGCTACTCGGTTGCCTGGCAGTCCTGTTCATGTGTTCTGGACATTGATCAGGGTTGCCCGGCCTGATTATCGTCTGTGTGTTGTGCTGCCGGCCATCGGCAGTCGTATCGCTTTGGTGTTGAACTTGGTCATTAATGTGTGCGATGTTTAAGTCCCTTGCTGTGCTTTCGTGGAATGTGCGTGGGCTAGGTAACCTGGATAAGTGCAAAGTGGTGAGGGACGCCCTCAGCACTGCTAACCCATCTGTCATTTGCTTGCAAGAGTCTAA
Proteins encoded in this window:
- the LOC117847217 gene encoding uncharacterized protein → MDLHVVSARGKAPAAHDAVCVVLRGARARCPHRRRLLLAKGRAARKTALREESVDAATDTDTNAAEDDEETVDSSGGTDLEDWEGRVHSLEVLWVPRGHADVAARLAFAYVTPPEVSVNVAPFIRSVVASVAPHVPLELLPSSRGAMLLRFASAAQRELVRNMSPIDYQGGRLELERPQETSNRFFRVPDWLAYVAVTDYPPEHWDEDHIRRSLSGFCNVMGINPTCLTGFDFSPLRLVIKVNHRLEIPSELWVDADDMILGGSIASIMPIRIWPRAEQVGVAELFSPSLGHHHHRTTLRPPRRLWACLGQSSPTTHNAPHHHNQIQPGAHAALLHLAALHALAKLSVTPPQLPSPRAPPSSLVGSSEEHGDLEDETFAYPLPSPAPRARNSVPKKRQSSRIAAKANGNFVHSTDKAMQLKALQNSLAPCSSKLKSVVEQRKILSKSKIQLSTADLRKLVAAAGVGHLPADGLAMVPSVPE